Below is a window of Impatiens glandulifera chromosome 2, dImpGla2.1, whole genome shotgun sequence DNA.
AGGATCTAACTAAATGAGTTTAAAAACCCTAGCTGAAGCGATCTTGGAACTAGTTTTTCCTTCACGAAGAACAATCAGAAACAATGACAAACAAGTGACATATCACATTTAACttatcaaaatctcaattttatttttcaaaattctaaccATCCGCCAAAAACTTATTGTTCTAATCCCTAGTTGCAGgcaaattattcaaatgaaaTCCAGGATTTCTAGTTTGATGTTTCACAttgaatatataacatattactTTGACATCAATTGAGAAGAATATAGGGTGAAATTCGGAGAGAGAAGACAAAGTGGGTTTTAGAAATGGTGGATGAGATTTTAGAGATTAAGAtttaaatgaaaagaatatGAATCGGGTGAAGGAGGAAAgagaatgaaattattatttatttatttaataaatgtaaagaaaaagtctgtttgaaatgaaaaaaaataagttaaaacaaaatataaaataaatatccacgtggataaaaaattaactcCGTTTGAAACATTCTGTTAtgtcaaataattttgacacattttaacaagtttgtatacataaatagaattttacaactttgtaaataaatttgacacctccctccaactttataaataaatactccctccaactttataaataaatactgtatatataaatattaatgggaagaatgtcaattttacacaccaagttgtaggaagatgtcaaatttacttattaagtatcaaaattttatttatatgtatgaacttgtcaaaaagtgtcaaatatatttaaaataacagaaatgttaaacggtgttaaaatttttgccacatgtaatattcacatattttttatttttttaaatttacattattttaattatttttccatttaaacaaaacttatttttactttctctctcgtccctccacaactctccattttttctaatttttctctATTTGATTAACTCAAGTTCTTTTGGATTTTTACCTTCTTCTAACCTCCAAATACTCCCTAACTGAACTTTAAATAGTCATCATCGTTGGTGGAAGTTTTTGTTGGCCGATTCCTAAAATTATAGACGTTGTGGCCAAAATCTTCATTAGTCGAACCCTAAATCATTGTCGCCATTAGCGGACAATGTCGAATCaaggtaataaaattaataataaaattactcatagatgaagaaatgaagagggaaatatttaaagaaaatggtaagttgtgagggtaaagaaagagaaaataaataggaaaagactttaatgttttgtttgaataaaaaataattaaagtaatgtaaatttaaaaaaataaaaaatatgtggatattaaatgtggcaaaaattttaacaccgtttaacatttctgttattttaaatatatttgacactttttgacaagttcatacatataaatgaaattttgatacttaataagtaaatttgacacctccttacaacttggtgtgtaaaattggcattcttcccaaatattaataatacaaataatttttacacTATTTTCAGTAGATTGTGATATAGTTTTGTATATCATAACAAACTTAGTGTCTCTGCGAATATTCTTCTTACCCCCATTTTTGTCCTGTGAGGATTTCCTGATTCAAATTCCCCTATCCGAATTTGAACCTGGCAGGGTATTATTGGTTCCATTGTCATCTTTAGTAACTTGCATTTTGATGATGAGCCTCCTTCACACTTTGTGAAGAAGAATATGTTGGTTTTATATTGCCACCTATTATTTACCAGCTCCAAACAGAGCCTTAAGTACCTAAACATTACTAATCTTTTCTTTTCCAGTCTCAGTCACAAAGATTGaatcttttttcattttttgggtTTCAGGAATCGACCCGAAACGGGTCTTTAACTAAATCGTATGGAGCCCATAACACATCAAGCGGGCAAGGTCTTCCTTCATCTAACCTGACCCACGGCTTACCTTTTCCACTCCAATGCAACAAACTAACAGGACCCGAATGCAAATCTCGACAATTTCCATTCAAATTATCTCCCCCAAGCCCATGCTGGTTCCAACGATGATCAACCGACGTAATTCTTCCTGCAAACACCAACAAGAATGGCGGAAGAGAACCAAGCTCATAAATCCTCATCCTCTTCTGAATCTCCATCCACTTTTCGATCCTCTTAGTGTAATTCCCCTCCCTCCAACGTTCAAGATCGATCACCATCACTCCCGTATTGAAATAACAAGCTTTCCGATTCACAAACGTTAACGAGAGACTCGGGTTAGACCAGAATCTACGCGTAAAATACGAACTAAAATTCGCGTCGCAATATTCCGGGGCTGCCACCACGCTGCCTCCGGCGGCGGCTGCGAGTTTGGAAATGTCGTCGACGAGAATTACATCGGAGTCAAAGTAAATGACTTTACGAATGTGGAATGGGAGGAGATCGGGGAGGTAGTTACGAGCGTAGTTTAGAGGAGAATCGAGGGCTGATCGGATCGAGGTTGATATTAGTTTGGAAATGGAGGTGGGATCGAAAGTGTAGATTTGGAATTTTAGGTAAGGGAAGGATGATTGAAGGAGGGATGAGTTTTCGTTTGGGGAGTTTGCGACGATGAAGTGGAATATTAGGTTTTGCGGGCAGGTGGAGTGTTGGAGGATTGAGAGAATTGCAGCCATTGTTCCGCGAATGTAGGTTGAATCGAGGGTCATTGCGATGTGAATTGTGTTGTCGGAGGAGAGGAAATCGACGGTTGAGATCGAAGGGCAGTTTAGGGAGTTGTAAAATTCGGGTGCTTCTTGAAATTGTTGGGAGAAAGAAGTAGAAGTTATGGAGATAAGTAGTAGAGTTTGAATTAAGGtattaggtttaggtttattcattattttggaatttgaaGAACATGAAATGAGAGGAATGGGGAGAGATGAGTTTGGTTTTAATAGAGGGAAGATAAGAgagattttcaaatgaaaagATTTGGTGTTTGATTTCATTCTAAACAAAGGTAGTTGGATCTTCATTTAGTACTATTTCATGCACTCATGTCATGTTTGTCCTCTTTATTTGGAATATATCCATTTTGGTCTAGTCTAGATAAGAAAATATCTATatgttttaaagtttttcaatcaaggtttgatttagatgagataatTTTACCAAACTTTTTATGTACTTATTAATTGTTTTGGTCATAAAGTATTTTCAAATGGGTATACACAAGGTTAAAGGAAAAAATAACTACAACTTATAATGGGTCTTTACTTATTCTAAGAAATTAATTTCCttaccaaatttaataatttaaattattataaataataaagtaaatatattatgatattttatttgaactttaatttttttttatgattaaaatgaataatggtGTGATTAGGTTTTGTTCCTGAatccaaataattcaatatcaatAGAAGACCCTAATTTTGTGCTGACAATGTTGAACTGAGTCTACATGTAATAGTTATAATGTTTCTAATATAATAGTGACATTTACAgtcaaatttcaaaataaaattttatgggtatttgaatttgtattttttttttttttaagaaagtaAGTCAAATCCATAGGTAATTCCTAAAATATCATGTTATGGTTTTATTCCTACTTAAAAcactttattttctaaaatatcatGTTATAGTTCTATTCCCATTTAAAACACTTTATTTGTAAATGAAAATGTTGAGTGTGAAGTTATATAATTTCctacaattacaaaataaataaataaaatagatctTAAAGGACAATCAAATTATggattcaaaataaaaataatggtgAATAGATGGATTATATATGTGAGTGAGTGAAGACCAAATTTGCTTGTTTATGAAAAAGTAGAGCTTAATAAGTGGGGAATcaa
It encodes the following:
- the LOC124926940 gene encoding probable galacturonosyltransferase-like 1: MNKPKPNTLIQTLLLISITSTSFSQQFQEAPEFYNSLNCPSISTVDFLSSDNTIHIAMTLDSTYIRGTMAAILSILQHSTCPQNLIFHFIVANSPNENSSLLQSSFPYLKFQIYTFDPTSISKLISTSIRSALDSPLNYARNYLPDLLPFHIRKVIYFDSDVILVDDISKLAAAAGGSVVAAPEYCDANFSSYFTRRFWSNPSLSLTFVNRKACYFNTGVMVIDLERWREGNYTKRIEKWMEIQKRMRIYELGSLPPFLLVFAGRITSVDHRWNQHGLGGDNLNGNCRDLHSGPVSLLHWSGKGKPWVRLDEGRPCPLDVLWAPYDLVKDPFRVDS